Proteins encoded by one window of Deltaproteobacteria bacterium:
- a CDS encoding LuxR C-terminal-related transcriptional regulator → MSDILEKEDIQNDLFKDELARTVLNSLSAHIAILDQDGVILETNTAWRQFAVKNGMPDGYDARGTNYLDICDASKGSDETDARKVARGIRDVISGNIEEFLYDYPCHSKDGQHWYYIRAIRMAGDGPVRVVASHEEITALKLTEEALKKSQEALIDQKQSLEEANIAMKVLLKQREEDRLDLERKVLNNVKDLVLPYVEKLKNARLKAKDRTLVEIVDRHLQDIISPLLQRLANASLILTPQEMQVATLVKDGRTSQEIADILNVAETTINFHRKNLRIKFGLRNKRTNLRSYLLSLSQ, encoded by the coding sequence ATGAGCGATATTCTTGAAAAGGAAGACATACAGAACGATCTATTCAAGGACGAATTGGCCAGAACCGTGCTCAATTCATTGTCCGCCCACATCGCCATTCTGGACCAGGACGGCGTTATCCTGGAAACCAATACTGCCTGGCGCCAATTTGCCGTCAAAAACGGTATGCCCGATGGATACGATGCCCGCGGGACCAACTATCTGGATATCTGCGATGCAAGTAAGGGCAGTGATGAGACGGATGCCCGCAAAGTGGCCCGAGGCATCCGGGACGTTATCAGCGGAAATATCGAGGAATTCCTGTACGATTATCCTTGCCATTCAAAAGACGGGCAGCACTGGTACTACATACGCGCCATCCGCATGGCCGGAGACGGTCCGGTCAGGGTCGTTGCCAGCCACGAGGAGATCACGGCCCTCAAGCTGACCGAGGAAGCGCTGAAAAAAAGCCAGGAAGCGCTGATCGATCAGAAGCAAAGCCTGGAAGAGGCCAACATCGCCATGAAGGTTCTTTTAAAACAGCGGGAGGAAGACCGACTGGATCTGGAAAGAAAAGTATTAAACAATGTCAAGGATCTCGTCCTGCCGTATGTCGAAAAGTTAAAAAATGCCCGCCTGAAAGCCAAAGATCGCACCCTCGTCGAGATTGTCGACCGCCACCTGCAGGACATCATCTCGCCCTTGCTGCAACGGCTCGCCAACGCCAGTTTGATACTTACACCCCAGGAGATGCAGGTCGCCACCCTGGTCAAGGACGGCAGGACCAGTCAGGAAATTGCCGACATCCTCAATGTGGCCGAAACCACCATTAACTTTCACCGTAAAAACCTGAGAATAAAATTCGGTCTACGCAACAAACGCACGAATCTCAGGTCCTACCTGCTTTCCCTTTCTCAATAA
- a CDS encoding FAD-dependent oxidoreductase has protein sequence MRIAVIGAGISGLTTAYLLSQEHEIVVFEANDYIGGHTHTVDVEANDGQTYAVDTGFIVFNENTYPNFMALMQRLGVTWQPSNMSFSVQCQKTGLYYSPSTVNSVFAQRKNLLRPSFYRMLSDALRFRREASELIETDDYSVTLQAYLDKKRYSAAFIDNFIIPMGGAIWSADPFQFRQFPARYLVEFFNNHGVLNIGDQPQWLVIKGGSRQYIQPLTQPFSERIHLNTPVQSIKRFEDHVSITAKGETASFDQVVLAVHSDQALKMLADPTEMEQDVLGVIPYQENLAVLHRDASLLPPKRIAWASWNYHIPKNEKGRVALTYYMNRLQTLNAPEEFCVTLNMPESIHPQKTIESLIYHHPVYDPNSLKARRRQDELNGQNRTYYCGAYWGYGFHEDGVNSALAVCEHFGKHLS, from the coding sequence ATGCGCATCGCCGTCATTGGCGCAGGCATTTCCGGCCTGACAACTGCCTATCTTCTCAGCCAGGAACACGAAATCGTTGTATTCGAGGCCAACGACTATATCGGCGGCCACACCCACACCGTCGATGTGGAAGCCAATGATGGGCAGACGTACGCCGTTGACACGGGCTTTATCGTCTTTAACGAAAATACCTACCCGAATTTCATGGCATTGATGCAGCGCCTGGGCGTGACGTGGCAGCCGTCCAATATGAGCTTCAGCGTTCAGTGTCAAAAAACCGGGCTATACTATTCTCCCAGTACCGTGAACAGTGTCTTTGCCCAGCGAAAGAACCTCCTGCGACCTTCTTTCTATCGCATGCTGAGCGATGCCTTGCGTTTTCGGCGCGAGGCTTCTGAGCTGATCGAAACCGACGACTACAGCGTAACCCTGCAGGCCTATCTGGATAAAAAGCGCTACAGCGCGGCTTTTATAGACAACTTTATCATCCCCATGGGCGGAGCTATCTGGTCAGCCGATCCCTTTCAGTTCAGACAATTTCCCGCACGCTATCTGGTGGAATTTTTCAACAACCACGGCGTTCTGAACATTGGCGACCAACCGCAGTGGCTGGTGATCAAGGGGGGCTCGCGGCAATATATCCAGCCCCTTACGCAGCCCTTTTCCGAGCGTATTCATTTAAATACACCGGTACAATCGATAAAACGGTTTGAAGACCACGTATCCATCACTGCCAAAGGAGAAACAGCGTCGTTCGATCAGGTCGTTTTAGCGGTGCACAGCGACCAGGCGCTAAAGATGCTGGCGGATCCGACAGAAATGGAACAGGATGTACTGGGCGTTATACCTTACCAGGAAAACCTGGCGGTATTGCACAGGGACGCATCCCTGCTGCCGCCGAAAAGAATTGCCTGGGCCAGCTGGAACTACCATATTCCTAAGAACGAGAAGGGACGGGTTGCACTGACCTATTACATGAACCGCCTGCAAACCCTGAATGCGCCCGAGGAATTCTGTGTCACCCTGAATATGCCCGAGTCCATTCACCCGCAAAAAACCATTGAATCGCTCATCTATCATCATCCGGTTTACGATCCCAACAGCCTGAAAGCCCGACGACGTCAAGATGAATTAAACGGGCAAAACCGGACCTATTACTGCGGCGCCTACTGGGGCTATGGTTTTCATGAGGATGGCGTCAACAGTGCCCTGGCCGTATGCGAACATTTCGGGAAACACTTGTCATGA
- a CDS encoding DUF1365 domain-containing protein has protein sequence MTKSCIYEGTVRHRRFQPRANTFQYRLFFMYMDLEELPTLFDIHPLWSYEKFNFAYFRRRDHFGDPSIPLDIAVRNLVEKNLGSRPDGPIRLLTHLRYFGHCFNPASFYYCYDRDDVHVDAIVIEIHNTPWGEHFCYVLGAEDNLHPMKDWRRHTADKVFHVSPFIDMDIRYDWRFRLPGETIGVHIIDYQKDMRLFDATLALERRSLDRRMLSRVLLKYPAQTVRVITLIYWQALRLVLKKTPFFTHPQKKE, from the coding sequence ATGACCAAGAGCTGCATATACGAGGGTACCGTTCGTCATAGACGCTTCCAACCCCGTGCCAACACGTTTCAATACCGCTTGTTTTTCATGTATATGGACCTTGAGGAACTGCCGACCCTGTTCGACATCCATCCCTTGTGGTCCTATGAAAAATTCAACTTCGCCTATTTTCGGCGCCGCGACCATTTTGGCGACCCATCCATTCCGCTGGATATTGCTGTCCGGAACCTGGTTGAAAAAAACCTGGGGTCTCGTCCAGACGGGCCCATTCGTTTGCTGACCCACCTGAGATACTTTGGCCACTGTTTTAATCCGGCCAGCTTTTACTACTGCTACGACAGGGATGATGTGCATGTAGATGCCATTGTGATTGAAATTCACAATACACCCTGGGGGGAGCATTTTTGCTATGTGCTCGGTGCAGAGGACAACCTGCACCCCATGAAGGACTGGCGCCGGCACACGGCCGATAAAGTCTTTCATGTGTCGCCTTTTATCGATATGGACATCCGCTACGACTGGCGCTTCCGGCTGCCGGGTGAAACCATTGGCGTCCACATCATCGACTATCAGAAGGATATGCGGCTGTTCGATGCCACCCTGGCGCTCGAGCGCCGCAGCCTCGACCGGCGGATGCTGTCCCGGGTTTTGCTTAAGTATCCGGCGCAAACCGTCAGGGTGATCACACTGATTTATTGGCAGGCCCTGCGCTTGGTTCTTAAAAAAACACCTTTCTTTACCCATCCCCAAAAGAAGGAATAG
- a CDS encoding cyclopropane-fatty-acyl-phospholipid synthase family protein: MTEFIIPAEAPALNELKTSRLDNLARRTVFSMMVKLKYGRIRIVEDNQSHLFGRTDSAQPLEATLTVNHPRFYRRILLSGSIGAAEAYMEGLWSADDLTTVMRIMALNQPVFAEMEKGLARLTRPLYRVYHFAKKNTKIGSRKNILAHYDLGNDFYALFLDPTMTYSCGLFETKGSTMEEASFAKYDRICKKLQLKPGERVMEIGTGWGGFALYAVNHFDVHVTTTTISDEQFRFANERFRRAGVKDRITLLNKDYRDLSGQYDKLVSIEMIEAVGHHYFDIFFKTCSQLLRDNGMMLLQAITIRDQEFKRYIQSVDFIKRYIFPGGCLPSVGSMVDALTRTTDMTLFHMEDITPHYARTLRKWRHRFFKNIDHVRAMQFPETFIRMWEYYLCYCEGGFSERYIGDVQMLLTKPLCRRASLLTPLEE, translated from the coding sequence ATGACTGAATTCATCATACCCGCCGAAGCACCCGCTTTGAACGAACTGAAAACCAGCCGACTCGATAATTTGGCCCGTCGGACAGTTTTTTCGATGATGGTCAAGCTTAAGTACGGTCGCATCCGCATTGTTGAGGATAACCAAAGCCATTTATTCGGGAGAACGGATTCTGCCCAGCCGCTGGAAGCGACCCTCACTGTAAATCACCCCCGGTTTTATCGTCGCATATTGTTGAGTGGCAGCATTGGCGCGGCAGAGGCCTACATGGAAGGGCTTTGGTCAGCTGATGATTTGACAACGGTCATGCGCATCATGGCCCTCAACCAACCGGTGTTTGCCGAAATGGAAAAGGGCCTGGCACGCCTGACAAGGCCTTTATACCGCGTTTACCACTTTGCTAAAAAAAACACCAAAATAGGCAGCCGGAAAAATATACTCGCCCATTATGACCTGGGAAACGACTTTTACGCCCTGTTTCTGGATCCCACCATGACCTATTCCTGCGGCCTTTTTGAAACGAAGGGGAGCACCATGGAGGAGGCCTCGTTTGCCAAGTACGATCGCATTTGTAAAAAATTACAGCTGAAACCAGGCGAACGGGTCATGGAGATCGGCACCGGGTGGGGCGGGTTCGCCCTGTATGCTGTCAACCATTTCGACGTACACGTGACCACCACCACCATTTCCGACGAACAGTTTCGTTTTGCCAATGAACGTTTCCGACGAGCGGGTGTAAAGGATCGCATCACACTGCTTAATAAGGACTACCGTGATTTGAGCGGACAATACGACAAACTGGTTTCCATTGAAATGATCGAAGCGGTTGGACATCACTACTTTGACATATTCTTCAAGACTTGCAGCCAACTGCTCCGTGACAACGGCATGATGCTGTTGCAGGCCATCACGATCCGTGATCAAGAATTCAAGCGCTATATCCAGAGCGTGGATTTCATCAAACGCTATATTTTTCCCGGTGGCTGTTTGCCTTCCGTCGGATCCATGGTGGACGCCCTCACCCGCACAACAGACATGACGCTTTTTCATATGGAAGACATCACCCCGCATTATGCCCGTACCCTCAGAAAATGGCGCCACCGCTTTTTCAAAAACATCGACCACGTGCGTGCAATGCAATTTCCGGAAACCTTTATTCGCATGTGGGAGTATTATTTATGTTACTGCGAAGGTGGGTTCAGCGAACGCTACATCGGTGATGTGCAGATGCTCTTGACCAAACCGCTCTGCCGAAGGGCGTCGCTCCTGACGCCCCTTGAAGAGTAG